A single region of the Pseudomonas sp. GGS8 genome encodes:
- the ftsE gene encoding cell division ATP-binding protein FtsE produces the protein MIRFEQVGKRYPNGHVGLHELSFRVRRGEFLFVTGHSGAGKSTLLRLLLAMERPTTGKLLLAGQDLSTISNAQIPFLRRQIGVVFQNHQLLFDRTVFNNVALPLQILGLSKAEVAKRVDSALERVALSDKTDLYPGDLSTGQQQRVGIARAIVHRPALLLADEPTGNLDPRLAAEIMGVFEDINRLGTSVLIASHDLALIARMRHRMLTLQRGRLIGDGEAGV, from the coding sequence ATGATTCGTTTCGAACAGGTCGGTAAACGCTACCCGAACGGTCACGTCGGCTTGCATGAGCTGAGCTTTCGAGTCCGTCGGGGCGAATTCTTGTTTGTCACCGGCCATTCCGGCGCCGGTAAAAGCACCTTGTTGCGGCTGTTGCTGGCCATGGAGCGTCCGACCACCGGCAAATTGCTGCTGGCCGGGCAAGACCTGAGCACCATCAGCAACGCGCAGATTCCGTTCCTGCGCCGGCAGATCGGCGTGGTGTTCCAGAACCACCAGTTGCTGTTCGATCGCACGGTGTTCAATAACGTCGCGCTGCCATTGCAGATCCTTGGCCTGTCCAAGGCCGAGGTCGCCAAGCGTGTGGACTCGGCCCTGGAGCGCGTGGCGCTCTCGGACAAGACCGATCTGTACCCGGGCGATCTGTCCACCGGTCAGCAGCAACGCGTCGGCATTGCCCGCGCCATCGTTCACCGTCCGGCCTTGCTGCTGGCGGATGAACCGACCGGTAACCTCGACCCGCGTCTGGCGGCCGAAATCATGGGCGTGTTCGAAGACATCAACCGCCTGGGCACCAGCGTGCTGATCGCCAGTCACGACCTGGCGCTGATTGCCCGCATGCGGCACCGCATGCTGACCCTGCAGCGCGGCCGATTGATTGGCGACGGGGAGGCCGGCGTATGA
- the ftsX gene encoding permease-like cell division protein FtsX, whose product MSATRSPKVSERVAPKAADPQPQQKKKRDDDDGPDFATLFRAWVESHRASLLDSLRRLGKQPIGSFFTCMVMAVALSLPMGLSLLLSNVERLGGSWQRAAQISLYLQLEASPAEGESLREQIKGMPGVADAEYVGRDQALEEFQQQSGLGEALKELPENPLPGVVLVTPKEVDKSALEALRQKLSELPKVQQAQLDLVWVERLAAILKLGDRFVFGLTVLLVSALLLVIGNTIRLHIENRRTEIEVIKLVGGTDSYVRRPFLYMGALYGFGAGILSWGVLAFGLNWLNDAVVGLAGLYGSDFALAGVPVADGLSLLLGAVLLGYIGAWIAVARHLRELAPK is encoded by the coding sequence ATGAGTGCGACACGTAGCCCCAAGGTTTCCGAGCGCGTGGCCCCGAAGGCCGCCGATCCGCAACCGCAACAGAAGAAAAAGCGCGACGATGACGACGGCCCGGATTTCGCCACGCTGTTCCGCGCCTGGGTCGAAAGCCATCGCGCCAGTCTGCTGGACAGCCTGCGCCGCTTGGGCAAGCAACCGATCGGCAGCTTTTTCACCTGTATGGTGATGGCGGTTGCCCTGAGCTTGCCGATGGGGCTGTCACTTTTGCTGAGTAACGTCGAGCGTCTGGGCGGTTCCTGGCAACGTGCGGCGCAGATTTCCCTGTACCTGCAGCTTGAGGCCAGCCCTGCCGAGGGTGAGTCGTTGCGTGAGCAGATCAAAGGCATGCCGGGCGTAGCGGATGCCGAATACGTGGGTCGCGATCAGGCACTGGAAGAGTTCCAGCAGCAGTCCGGACTGGGCGAAGCCCTTAAGGAACTGCCGGAAAACCCGCTGCCGGGCGTGGTCCTGGTGACTCCGAAAGAGGTCGATAAGTCCGCGCTTGAAGCATTACGACAAAAACTTTCCGAGTTGCCGAAGGTACAACAGGCGCAACTTGATCTAGTCTGGGTCGAGCGTCTGGCAGCCATCCTCAAGCTGGGTGACCGTTTTGTCTTCGGTCTGACCGTGCTTTTGGTTTCTGCATTACTTTTGGTGATAGGCAATACCATTCGTCTTCATATTGAAAACCGCCGCACAGAGATAGAAGTGATTAAACTCGTCGGCGGCACTGACAGTTATGTGCGCAGGCCCTTTCTGTACATGGGCGCGCTTTATGGCTTTGGTGCAGGGATTCTTTCCTGGGGCGTATTGGCGTTCGGCCTGAACTGGTTGAACGACGCGGTGGTTGGACTGGCCGGTTTGTACGGCAGTGATTTTGCACTGGCCGGAGTGCCAGTTGCCGACGGTCTGTCGCTCTTGCTTGGCGCGGTGCTGTTGGGGTATATCGGTGCATGGATTGCAGTCGCACGCCACCTGCGGGAGCTTGCGCCAAAGTAA
- the ftsY gene encoding signal recognition particle-docking protein FtsY encodes MFGSNDDKKTPAAAGEKKSLFGWLRKKPQEPVVEQPQPLSEPTPAAVIEQEPAPIAGPVLQPAAELAPESEVAAPLPLTPVAAPWLTLPVAEEPVALVEDEQAPHITPPIPAPITFAPEPIRAPVVEPAAVAPVLVAEPAPVVPEPVVPVFVAPVAPVAPVAPVAPVAPVAQAPAPVIAPVAATPVAPVETPVEPVRTEETKAGFFARLKQGLSKTSASIGEGMASLFLGKKIIDDELLEDIETRLLTADVGVEATSVIIQRLTQKVARKELADADALYKSLQAELAAMLKPVEQPLKITSQNKPFVILVVGVNGAGKTTTIGKLAKKLQLEGKKVMLAAGDTFRAAAVEQLQVWGERNKIPVIAQHTGADSASVIFDAVQAAKARGIDVLIADTAGRLHTKDNLMEELKKVRRVIGKLDADAPHEVLLVLDAGTGQNAINQAKQFNQTVELTGLALTKLDGTAKGGVIFALAKQFGLPIRYIGVGEGIDDLRTFEAEPFVQALFAERERS; translated from the coding sequence ATGTTTGGTTCCAATGACGACAAGAAGACCCCAGCTGCGGCTGGTGAGAAGAAAAGCCTGTTCGGATGGCTGCGCAAAAAGCCGCAGGAACCCGTTGTCGAACAGCCACAGCCACTTTCTGAGCCAACCCCGGCAGCGGTCATAGAGCAAGAGCCTGCGCCGATTGCCGGGCCGGTACTACAACCAGCGGCCGAGCTTGCACCTGAATCCGAAGTCGCGGCCCCATTGCCGCTGACGCCTGTTGCCGCGCCGTGGCTGACCTTGCCGGTAGCGGAAGAGCCGGTGGCGCTGGTCGAAGATGAGCAAGCGCCGCACATCACGCCACCGATCCCGGCCCCGATTACGTTTGCTCCGGAGCCGATTCGGGCACCAGTGGTTGAACCCGCAGCCGTTGCGCCCGTGTTGGTGGCCGAACCTGCGCCGGTGGTTCCAGAGCCTGTAGTGCCAGTATTTGTTGCTCCAGTTGCTCCAGTTGCTCCAGTTGCTCCAGTTGCTCCAGTTGCTCCAGTTGCTCAAGCGCCTGCGCCCGTCATCGCTCCAGTTGCCGCCACACCGGTTGCGCCCGTCGAAACTCCAGTCGAGCCTGTGCGTACCGAAGAGACCAAAGCCGGTTTCTTCGCCCGTCTCAAGCAAGGCCTGTCCAAGACCAGCGCCAGCATTGGCGAGGGCATGGCCAGCCTGTTCCTCGGCAAGAAGATCATCGATGACGAACTGCTCGAAGACATCGAAACCCGTCTGCTGACCGCCGATGTCGGCGTCGAAGCGACGTCGGTGATCATTCAGCGCCTGACTCAGAAAGTCGCCCGCAAGGAGCTGGCTGATGCCGATGCGCTGTACAAATCCCTGCAGGCCGAACTGGCAGCGATGCTCAAACCGGTCGAGCAGCCACTGAAAATCACCTCGCAGAACAAGCCGTTCGTGATTCTGGTGGTTGGCGTCAACGGTGCCGGCAAAACCACCACCATCGGCAAACTGGCGAAGAAGCTGCAACTGGAAGGCAAGAAAGTCATGCTTGCCGCCGGCGATACCTTTCGCGCCGCGGCAGTCGAGCAATTGCAGGTCTGGGGTGAGCGCAACAAGATTCCGGTGATCGCCCAGCACACCGGCGCCGACTCGGCTTCGGTGATCTTCGACGCCGTGCAGGCCGCCAAGGCCCGTGGCATCGACGTGCTGATCGCCGATACCGCCGGTCGCCTGCACACCAAAGACAATTTGATGGAAGAGTTGAAGAAGGTTCGTCGGGTGATCGGCAAGCTCGACGCCGACGCGCCTCATGAGGTGCTGCTGGTGCTCGACGCCGGTACCGGCCAGAACGCGATCAACCAGGCCAAGCAGTTCAACCAGACCGTCGAACTGACCGGCCTGGCGCTGACCAAACTCGACGGCACCGCCAAGGGCGGGGTGATTTTCGCCCTGGCCAAGCAGTTCGGCTTGCCGATCCGTTACATCGGCGTCGGTGAAGGCATTGACGATTTGCGTACTTTTGAAGCAGAACCCTTTGTCCAGGCATTGTTTGCCGAGCGGGAGCGTTCATGA
- the rpoH gene encoding RNA polymerase sigma factor RpoH, whose amino-acid sequence MTNSLQPAYALVPGANLEAYVHTVNSIPLLTPEQERELAESLYYEQDLGAARQMVLAHLRFVVHIARSYSGYGLAQADLIQEGNVGLMKAVKRFNPEMGVRLVSFAVHWIKAEIHEFILRNWRIVKVATTKAQRKLFFNLRSQKKRLAWLNNEEVHRVAESLGVEPREVREMESRLTGHDMAFDPAAEADDDSAFQSPANYLEDHRYDPARQLEDADWSDNSNHNLHEALEVLDDRSRDILYQRWLAEEKATLHDLAQKYNVSAERIRQLEKSAMNKLKLSIAA is encoded by the coding sequence ATGACCAATTCTTTGCAACCTGCATATGCTCTGGTCCCGGGTGCGAACCTGGAGGCCTATGTGCACACGGTGAACAGCATTCCATTGCTGACGCCGGAGCAGGAGCGTGAACTGGCCGAGAGTCTCTATTATGAGCAGGATCTGGGGGCGGCTCGGCAGATGGTGCTCGCCCACCTGCGTTTTGTCGTACACATTGCCCGTAGCTATTCCGGCTACGGCCTGGCCCAGGCTGACCTGATCCAGGAAGGCAACGTCGGCCTGATGAAAGCGGTCAAGCGTTTCAATCCGGAGATGGGTGTACGCCTGGTGTCCTTTGCGGTGCACTGGATCAAGGCGGAAATCCACGAGTTCATCCTGCGCAACTGGCGGATCGTCAAAGTCGCGACCACCAAGGCTCAGCGCAAGCTGTTCTTCAACCTGCGCAGCCAGAAGAAACGTCTGGCCTGGCTGAACAACGAGGAAGTCCATCGTGTGGCGGAAAGCCTCGGCGTAGAGCCGCGGGAAGTACGCGAGATGGAAAGTCGCCTGACCGGCCATGACATGGCCTTCGACCCGGCCGCGGAAGCGGACGACGACAGTGCCTTCCAATCGCCGGCCAACTATCTGGAAGACCACCGGTACGATCCGGCTCGTCAACTGGAAGACGCCGACTGGAGCGACAACTCCAACCACAACCTGCACGAAGCGCTTGAAGTGCTGGACGACCGCAGCCGTGACATCCTCTACCAGCGCTGGCTGGCAGAGGAAAAAGCCACGCTGCACGACCTGGCGCAGAAATACAACGTGTCGGCCGAGCGTATTCGTCAGCTCGAGAAGAGCGCGATGAACAAGCTCAAGTTGTCGATCGCCGCGTAA